The Aspergillus fumigatus Af293 chromosome 3, whole genome shotgun sequence region GAAAGGTGTCCTTATCGAAGTTAACCCATCCGTCCGCATTCCTCGTACCTTCAAGCGTTTTGCCGGTTTGATGGTTCAGCTACTGCACAGACTTTCCATTCGTTCCACCAATTCTCAAGAAAAGCTACTCAAGGTCATCAAGAATCCTATTACGGACCACTTACCTCCCAACTGCCGTAAAGTCACCCTCAGTTACGAAGCCCCAGTCGTGCGGGTCAAGGACTATATCGATTCCCTGGGTCCCAAGGAGAGTATTTGTATCTTTGTCGGTGCCATGGCAAAGGGCCAGGATGACTTTGCAGACTCGTTCAAGGATGATACGATCAGTATCAGCAACTACAGCTTGAGCGCCAGTGTTGCATGCAGCAAATTCTGCCATGCTGCGGAGGAATCATGGGGCATTCTTTGAGCGGCGCCGTGAATCGGGGCTCGAGAGCGGCCATATTATGACGACTGACGAATCTTCTTTTTCGCTACCTGCCAGCCGGCGCCGAGGTCGAAGTATAACGAACGCCAATCTTGGGAAAGCATGCCTCGGAACGCATGCCCCTTATTCACCACCTCGGATTCATTGCCTCCATTCGCGTCTATTCTGGTATCATCCTACGTTCTCCCTTTCGCTATTAGCTTCCGGGACCAGTGTGACTTGATACACAACCACCACTACGACATCGCTTACGCTTTTTTCGAGGTCTTGGAATTTTCTTGGACGGCTTTTCCTTCCTCCCATCAACAGGACAATGGACTTCAGTACCCTGAAAAAGCTTCCATTCCGAGCCCATCCACTGTGGAGTGTTGAAGTTACGAGACAAAATTAGACTCAATGTTGCCTTTGACTTTTTGCCTCTTGATTTATCCTCCAGAGTGCAAGGGACTAGCCGGCGCTGGAGCCCGTACCACGTGAATCTAAAATCAGGACGATCGATAACTGAGCCTTCGGGTTGGTTTTATATATGAATATATATCAATTAGGTTCACGTACATTTCCATCATTCTAGACTGTAGGTGTGTTATCATATAGACGTCTAGCGATCAGCCTGTCATTGTCCAAGTcgaaagaaagaggaagctgCTCGGTCGATCAGTGAAGAGCGTGAAACAAGACTCATACCATATAGACTCtgatgatgagatggagAATTCTTCAGGTTGCCTAGAAAATGATTGAACAGGATTACAGGAATCGGacaagatgaggatggatgtCACCATAAGTGCCTGAGATAACAGGCATTTACAAAGGCACTGACAACCTCATTCGATCAACTctcccctttcctttcttccaACTCTACAGGATAAAACGCTTGTAAAGATAACAACAAATTCGAGATCCTGCGATTACTTTGCCTGCCTCTTCTTACAACATGCATACCAGGGGATTCACTTTGTGATCGGCTGGTCCGGGTGACTGGAGGTGAACCATGATTACTCTTGCTTCGACGTGGCACGCAGAGCGGCTTGCATTCATATCTAGGTGGACCTTCCGCTTcactttttctctctttggCTGCCGAGGTCTAGAGTATGAAACTCATCCCCATTTTTTTCTTAGGATTGCTTGGTCCCTGGTCTGTCCTGTATGGATGACATGGTCGGCTACCGACCTGAGTAGATGACCATGATACTAGACACGTCCATCGAACAATCTTTCCAGACAGCGATGGCGCGGTACCATCTGGTTAGAAAACTATCCAGAGAGAAGCCTGGGTCATGATGTCCATCTTGTCATCCCACGGATCGCTCCAGCCTTTGAAAGAGCTCTGTCTTATGTCCAGTCTCCCACTCCTGCAGACACAATGGGGTGGTGCATCGGCCAAAGCACAGTCGCAGAGAGTGGATGCATTTTGGCGGTCTGACAGCACCATCTGGCGACTAAAAGCAGCAGAAGTGCCCAAACACGAACCGGATTGGAGCATCGGACTCTTCGAGAGAGATCCCCTCAAGCTCTGCCTCACTGGCCCCATACGACTACTCCCGACAAGTCTGTCTGTCATTTACTGTCGCACCACAATCATTTGGTGATCTAGTGGGCCTAATCTCTGCAATCACCCTCTCAGGCTTTTACAGTGTCCGATATCCAAGTCAGtaactacagagtagtaaCTGGTGATTGTATTCTTTCAACCACTACTCGTACTTCGAGGCTTTCGTCATGGTCAATTGCTTCGATTCTATAGTCCAATGTAGTGACACTTCGCATAAGGACACCCAATGCTTTTCTAACTCGCTAGGCTCAACTGCAAGCAGGTTCCAACTGTTCTTTGATGGGCGTCCCATTTGAGCTGCGCAGGGCCACCTACTGGACCGTCCGCCGCGTCCAGCGGCTCCCCTGATGCCCCACGATGACCTGGCGCCATGGAGTCGCTCTAAGCTTCACCGAAACGGGAAAGAAGAGCGTGGCATCAGAAGTTTCTTGACTCCATGATTTGAATAACCATTGGAGCTACTTTTCCCGGTTAGAGTCTGCAGGGCCCGGACTCTGGATGAGGTACGGTGGATAGTCCCGGCCACCCTTTCAGATGCTCTGAAAATCAAACTAGGCATGCGACCTGTGCCTGTACTATTACCAAGGCTGTATTACTGGAGGGGTTCATTTCCCTTCATGGATACGTACATTTGCTCTAAGCTTCCAACCGTCTGTTATTGGATATCGGTTGGGCATGCTTGGGTCTCTCCATCTGTACAGCAAGACCTGCCTTGAAATAGCACCGTCAGTCCTCTTTCGTGCTTCTGAACTGTGTCCTCTTCGCCTTGAAAGTGTCATTCAATCATCAGCGTTCTGCACCCAAGGATTCGAGCATTATATATACGCTGTCCTCTACTTAGGGGATTAGGAATCTCAGCTCCTCTTTTGATTCCTTTCCTTGGATGTTGTTCATAGACATCCTTGTTTCGTGACTCaactttatatatatacatatcCTCCCGTGGTCACGAATTCTGCCCTGAACCTTCCAAGAATATACAGGGCGAGTCGACTCCAACGCAGACATGCCTCTGTCCCACCTCACTCTGACTGTCTCTCACCTACCAACATcgacttccttcttcctctcctgcCTACAACCCCTAGGGTATCAGTTTATTGGTCGTCACGATGACTATATTGGATTTGGTCAGAAATCAGGCGAGCCGGCAGATTTCTGGATAACAGAACAGAAGCCAGGGTCAGTATTCTTTCGGAACATCCTGTCATAGCCCCATTGACGAGGACGAAATCATAGATCGCCAGCTGGTGCAGCACATGTTGCTTTTCCTGCTCCGTCGAAAGATGCTGTAGGGTCCTTTTTCATCAGTGCACTGAAGGCCGGCGCAAAGATTCACGGTGAACCAAAGACGCGGGACACAGAATCGGGATACTATAGTGCTGCTGTGATCGACTTTGACGGCAACAGCATCGAGGCTGTGTACCGTCCGGGTATCTCTGCTGCTAAGTCGGAAGTCAGTGCATCTCCAATTGGCTTGCTTG contains the following coding sequences:
- a CDS encoding 18S rRNA pseudouridine methyltransferase, which produces MTDRDRSSGTQSCPPPELPQLVAEQHVPIPPNDKETKRLIVVLSHASLETYRASHGGRNGSGRDEKYSLLNSDEHIGVMRKMNRDISEARPDITHQCLLTLLDSPINKAGKLQIYIHTAKGVLIEVNPSVRIPRTFKRFAGLMVQLLHRLSIRSTNSQEKLLKVIKNPITDHLPPNCRKVTLSYEAPVVRVKDYIDSLGPKESICIFVGAMAKGQDDFADSFKDDTISISNYSLSASVACSKFCHAAEESWGIL